The following proteins are encoded in a genomic region of Helicobacter macacae MIT 99-5501:
- a CDS encoding GIY-YIG nuclease family protein codes for MKISEVKTAFKIADVEFVAGSTKLNFNYLKNLKDENGKALPQSILTQNVARVYLIVVDGVIKKIGGSQAKGGIKNTLEIYRDGGVKGRPAIRSYGVWYFLYYTILEGKKIEFYMIYQENFEKEIKGLFGLKNVKNAYISYKLIEECCVADYLACENGKHPDWNVQEQGKDWPLEIKNEHAQIQKNAQSRAKKVIRKEVKR; via the coding sequence ATGAAAATTAGCGAAGTAAAAACGGCGTTTAAAATCGCTGATGTGGAGTTTGTGGCGGGTAGCACAAAGCTAAATTTTAATTACTTAAAAAATCTAAAGGACGAAAACGGCAAGGCATTGCCACAAAGTATTTTAACCCAAAATGTCGCAAGGGTATATCTCATCGTGGTTGATGGTGTGATAAAGAAAATCGGCGGTTCTCAAGCAAAAGGAGGCATAAAAAATACTTTGGAAATTTATCGAGACGGTGGCGTAAAAGGACGCCCAGCTATTCGTAGCTATGGTGTATGGTATTTTTTGTATTACACAATTTTAGAGGGCAAGAAAATCGAATTTTATATGATTTACCAAGAGAATTTTGAAAAGGAAATCAAAGGGCTTTTTGGGCTAAAGAATGTGAAAAACGCCTATATTTCTTACAAACTCATCGAGGAATGCTGTGTGGCGGACTATTTGGCGTGTGAAAACGGCAAACACCCTGATTGGAATGTGCAAGAGCAGGGCAAAGATTGGCCACTAGAAATCAAAAATGAACACGCCCAAATCCAAAAGAACGCACAAAGCAGAGCTAAAAAAGTCATTCGCAAAGAAGTGAAGCGATAA
- a CDS encoding Fur family transcriptional regulator, with protein MDSVSLLKQSNIAITDLRLEMLEILRLNHKPLSFDEFHLKANKTTFYRNMELFEERGIVIKTNLERKSYYELAQDAKAHFICDVCHKITDFALPKSTTPNGKVKSLVAHGICNECE; from the coding sequence ATGGATTCTGTCTCTTTGCTAAAGCAAAGCAATATCGCAATCACGGATTTACGGCTAGAAATGCTAGAGATTTTGCGCCTAAATCACAAGCCTTTGAGCTTTGATGAGTTTCACCTCAAGGCAAACAAAACCACTTTTTATCGCAATATGGAGCTATTCGAGGAGAGGGGCATAGTCATAAAGACAAACTTGGAGCGAAAGAGCTACTATGAGCTAGCCCAAGATGCCAAAGCGCACTTCATCTGCGATGTCTGCCACAAAATCACGGATTTTGCACTGCCTAAAAGCACGACACCAAATGGCAAAGTAAAAAGCCTAGTCGCACACGGAATCTGCAATGAGTGTGAGTGA
- the mnmA gene encoding tRNA 2-thiouridine(34) synthase MnmA yields MKVALLMSGGVDSSYSAYLLKQAGHDVLGIYLKLHDKEKKHEVFIANCQKVAKNLDIDFMVIDAQKEFKEVVYNYFIESYKRGETPNPCAMCNPNMKFGLALQKAMEMGCEKIATGHYARIKEVNGVKKIAKAKDSSKDQSYFLYAISQDAINRLIFPLGDMLKSEVKPKAFEAMPWFGTLEEYKESQEICFVESDYIDILKKHFDVENKGIVRNAQGQIVGSHKGYMQYTIGKRKGFSVKGAHEPHFVLGINPSQNEIIVGKKEELAKILVEAQNVSLDKDFHGQEYEVKIRYRSEPTLATLEVDNDKILARLKEPVYGVAKGQALVVYDDECVLGGGVIV; encoded by the coding sequence ATGAAAGTTGCGTTGCTAATGAGCGGAGGAGTGGATAGCTCCTACTCGGCATACTTACTAAAGCAGGCAGGACACGATGTCTTAGGTATCTACCTAAAGCTACACGACAAAGAAAAAAAGCACGAGGTTTTCATCGCAAACTGCCAAAAAGTCGCCAAAAATCTAGACATAGATTTTATGGTAATCGATGCGCAAAAGGAGTTTAAAGAAGTGGTGTATAACTACTTCATAGAATCCTACAAAAGAGGCGAGACGCCAAATCCCTGCGCTATGTGCAATCCAAATATGAAATTTGGACTTGCCTTGCAAAAAGCTATGGAAATGGGCTGTGAAAAAATCGCCACAGGACACTATGCACGCATAAAAGAAGTAAATGGTGTCAAAAAAATCGCCAAAGCAAAAGATTCTAGCAAAGACCAAAGCTACTTTCTCTATGCGATTTCACAAGACGCCATAAACCGCCTTATATTCCCACTTGGCGATATGCTAAAAAGCGAAGTCAAACCAAAAGCGTTTGAAGCTATGCCGTGGTTTGGCACACTTGAAGAATACAAAGAAAGCCAAGAGATTTGCTTCGTGGAAAGCGACTATATAGACATACTAAAAAAGCACTTTGATGTCGAAAATAAAGGCATAGTGCGCAACGCTCAAGGGCAAATCGTAGGAAGCCACAAAGGATATATGCAATACACCATAGGCAAGCGCAAAGGATTTAGCGTAAAAGGTGCGCACGAGCCACACTTCGTGCTAGGCATAAACCCTAGCCAAAATGAAATCATCGTAGGCAAAAAAGAAGAGCTAGCAAAGATTTTGGTAGAAGCTCAAAATGTAAGCCTAGATAAAGACTTCCACGGACAAGAATACGAAGTCAAAATCCGCTACCGCTCCGAGCCAACACTCGCCACGCTTGAAGTGGATAATGACAAGATTTTGGCACGACTAAAAGAGCCTGTCTATGGTGTGGCAAAAGGACAAGCACTTGTGGTATATGATGATGAGTGCGTGCTAGGCGGTGGCGTGATAGTGTAG
- a CDS encoding MMPL family transporter — protein sequence MQNLYTFLAQGFWHKNYHTKNHNAKNHNTKKVFIYTIFALLTSAMIAIIALRIDSIQSDIYSLLELDFSPTQKQALQKIQQNFAKDISFLSDDDTLLDEIFALAPPNLFSSVKLKFDDSNILDTLYPLRLALLRYETFSKIKNKAFFIQNAQELVHSFALRPLSPSQDFFNLLGHSSLLDNDKGLKLDIASARLYALDNITQKKYYFASARLAENINSQVLLDFILEARKMAEKSSAHLLIQGGAIFSAIGKQEGIKESIYMGGLSFILVGLLLFGAFGSVRIFWLALVIGFSFLCGLSGALLAFAHLHILSIVISTSLVGLIIDFAIHWLAKERYKVVSPSSIFSMRRIFLLGLFITTSGYGLFLLSPMPFLHQVAVISIFALVGAFFASFFLLPQILQGSVFVSKHAFRKPFLSLIKIAKPFFRKYIFWLAPFVVLFASVLLLHTDTQDDISKYSSLPKHSLQELQDFARISDTSTQKFILLESGNIALERRLMNDIKDFIDRYDGLSALLLSPKEQQEIIDSFKQASKDKDILRIYENLGFEKSQILEAFEKVASLQPLDLEQILSTRLGSDFARFIISANPSLHPQSYISFPHFKPLNQTDELEAILAKYNASLIDFPKSINESFSAIKFNAIWLKIFGYILAFIALSVAFGLKKSAMMMSVVLLSTLASLGIVLAFGIGFNIFVAFGLIISSAVGIDYVLLAQNHSLSPKERVFGIALASLTSIISFCLLSLSHTQAVVAFGLSATLGMAFCALGAIALTLQSQNLKKL from the coding sequence ATGCAAAATCTATATACATTTTTAGCACAAGGCTTTTGGCACAAAAATTACCACACCAAAAATCATAACGCAAAAAATCATAACACAAAAAAAGTTTTTATATACACGATTTTTGCACTCCTTACAAGTGCTATGATAGCTATCATAGCACTTCGCATAGATTCTATCCAAAGCGATATTTACTCACTGCTAGAGCTAGATTTTAGCCCTACTCAAAAGCAAGCCCTACAAAAGATTCAGCAAAATTTTGCCAAAGACATTTCGTTTTTAAGCGATGATGATACATTGCTTGATGAGATTTTTGCGCTCGCCCCGCCAAATCTTTTTTCTAGTGTCAAACTTAAATTTGATGATTCTAATATCTTAGATACTCTCTATCCGCTGCGATTGGCACTGCTTAGATATGAGACATTTAGCAAAATAAAAAATAAGGCTTTTTTTATCCAAAATGCACAAGAGTTAGTCCATAGCTTTGCTTTGCGTCCTCTTAGCCCAAGCCAAGATTTCTTTAATCTCTTAGGACATTCTAGCTTGCTAGACAACGACAAAGGGCTAAAGCTAGACATAGCAAGTGCGAGGCTATATGCACTAGATAATATCACACAAAAAAAATACTACTTTGCTAGCGCGCGTTTGGCTGAAAATATCAATTCGCAAGTGCTACTAGATTTTATTTTAGAAGCTAGAAAAATGGCGGAAAAATCTAGCGCACACCTTCTCATTCAAGGTGGAGCGATTTTTAGTGCGATTGGCAAACAAGAGGGGATAAAAGAGAGCATATATATGGGTGGGTTATCTTTTATTTTGGTTGGCTTACTATTGTTTGGTGCTTTTGGTAGTGTGCGGATATTTTGGCTAGCTTTGGTGATTGGATTTAGCTTTTTGTGCGGATTAAGCGGTGCGCTTTTAGCTTTTGCACATCTGCATATCCTTAGCATAGTCATTAGCACAAGCCTTGTGGGGCTTATCATAGATTTTGCAATTCATTGGCTTGCCAAAGAGCGATACAAAGTGGTAAGCCCATCAAGCATTTTCTCTATGAGGAGAATATTTTTGCTTGGGCTTTTTATTACCACAAGCGGATATGGACTATTTTTGCTATCGCCTATGCCGTTTTTGCACCAAGTCGCTGTTATTTCTATTTTTGCGCTTGTGGGGGCGTTTTTTGCTAGTTTCTTTTTGTTGCCACAGATTTTGCAAGGAAGTGTATTTGTATCTAAGCACGCTTTTAGAAAGCCATTTCTAAGCCTGATAAAGATAGCAAAACCATTTTTTAGGAAATATATCTTTTGGTTAGCTCCATTTGTTGTGCTCTTTGCTAGTGTGCTTTTGCTACACACAGACACGCAAGATGACATATCCAAATACTCCTCCCTGCCTAAGCATTCTTTGCAGGAATTGCAAGATTTTGCCCGCATAAGCGATACTAGCACTCAAAAATTTATCCTCCTAGAATCTGGCAATATAGCCTTAGAGCGCAGGCTTATGAATGACATAAAAGATTTCATAGATAGATATGATGGGCTTAGCGCACTTCTGCTAAGCCCCAAAGAGCAGCAAGAAATCATTGACTCTTTCAAGCAAGCAAGCAAAGATAAAGATATTTTAAGAATATATGAGAATCTAGGCTTTGAAAAATCCCAAATCCTAGAGGCTTTTGAGAAAGTCGCATCTTTACAACCACTTGATTTAGAGCAAATTCTCTCCACTAGATTAGGAAGTGATTTTGCTAGGTTTATCATCTCTGCAAATCCTAGCTTGCACCCACAAAGCTACATATCATTCCCACATTTTAAGCCCCTAAACCAAACAGATGAGCTAGAAGCTATTTTAGCAAAATACAATGCCTCGCTCATAGATTTCCCCAAAAGCATAAACGAGAGTTTTAGCGCGATAAAATTTAACGCCATTTGGCTAAAGATTTTTGGCTATATTCTTGCTTTTATCGCACTTAGCGTTGCATTTGGGCTAAAAAAATCAGCGATGATGATGAGTGTGGTGCTACTTTCTACACTAGCAAGTCTAGGCATAGTGCTAGCTTTTGGGATTGGGTTTAATATCTTTGTAGCTTTTGGGCTTATCATTTCTAGCGCGGTTGGGATTGATTATGTCCTGCTCGCACAAAATCATAGCCTTAGCCCAAAAGAGCGCGTATTTGGCATAGCTCTAGCAAGCCTAACAAGTATCATTTCTTTTTGCTTATTATCTCTTAGCCACACTCAAGCGGTGGTGGCTTTTGGGCTAAGTGCCACGCTGGGTATGGCTTTTTGCGCACTTGGAGCTATCGCACTCACACTTCAATCCCAAAATCTTAAAAAACTTTAG
- a CDS encoding LolA family protein, which produces MKQYINATKHFGIVFLLCGFFVGFIEAFGLEDLQDNIKKSLSGKTMQGKFTQEKQLKGFSNTIKSFGTFSLVAKNGEVSEEKTLFWEIHSPIKSTIKITPKGVFQQELNPQNQATQNQILQNQSSQNQSPINKSPSNQTKWIAINNNQEMLLEILSVDFKALQKYFTFSFAQSSEVWQLVLKPKNALIAKVFDSILLQGKIKYPSLLEKIVLYESNGDITTNIFSNIKIQ; this is translated from the coding sequence ATGAAGCAATATATCAACGCTACTAAACATTTTGGGATAGTATTTTTGCTATGTGGGTTTTTTGTGGGCTTTATAGAAGCTTTTGGCTTGGAGGACTTGCAAGACAATATCAAAAAATCCTTAAGCGGAAAAACTATGCAGGGCAAATTTACCCAAGAAAAGCAACTAAAAGGCTTTAGCAACACCATAAAAAGTTTTGGCACATTTAGTCTTGTGGCAAAAAATGGCGAAGTAAGCGAAGAAAAAACACTTTTTTGGGAGATACACTCCCCTATAAAATCCACTATCAAAATCACACCAAAAGGCGTCTTTCAACAAGAGCTAAACCCACAAAATCAAGCCACCCAAAATCAAATCTTGCAAAATCAAAGTTCGCAAAATCAGTCCCCGATAAACAAATCTCCAAGCAACCAAACTAAATGGATAGCAATCAACAATAACCAAGAAATGCTACTAGAAATATTAAGCGTAGATTTTAAAGCATTGCAAAAATATTTTACCTTTTCTTTCGCGCAAAGTAGCGAAGTTTGGCAGCTTGTCCTAAAGCCCAAAAACGCTCTTATAGCAAAAGTGTTTGATTCTATCCTCTTGCAAGGTAAAATCAAATATCCAAGCCTGCTAGAAAAAATTGTGCTATATGAAAGCAACGGCGATATTACGACTAATATTTTCTCTAATATAAAAATCCAATAA
- a CDS encoding 4'-phosphopantetheinyl transferase family protein, whose product MHTHKKRSKALRKIPTRKIPKGLFLYRLNTSSASLYPHSHLKSLDKFLDKKHIFLALGLSPLMRHYDRHSLSQKDKATLSLHPNLSKNLSFILSRALLKSLKNIIKCAHFSSYSHKSDIALLAFARFPIGVDMEIIKSRDFKPHLDFCFSHFERDFVANSPNPLRYFYRIWTLKESLIKLENLKFSDLECVGLDKKGAFCESANKVSNDYKKNHRKNRVKDCKKQKNKNYHRFCFITRLYKYQKAIIALCY is encoded by the coding sequence TTGCACACTCACAAAAAGCGCAGCAAAGCCCTGCGCAAAATCCCAACACGCAAAATCCCAAAGGGTTTGTTTTTGTATCGGCTAAATACAAGCAGTGCTAGCCTATATCCACACTCACATTTAAAATCTCTAGATAAGTTTTTAGACAAAAAACATATCTTTCTTGCACTTGGCTTAAGCCCACTTATGAGACACTATGACAGGCATAGCCTTAGCCAAAAAGACAAAGCTACTTTAAGCCTCCACCCAAATCTAAGCAAAAACTTATCTTTTATCCTCTCTAGGGCACTGCTAAAAAGTCTAAAAAATATTATCAAATGCGCTCATTTCTCTAGCTATTCGCATAAAAGCGATATTGCCCTCTTGGCATTTGCTAGATTCCCAATAGGTGTTGATATGGAGATTATCAAAAGTAGGGATTTTAAGCCACATTTAGATTTTTGCTTTAGCCATTTTGAGCGTGATTTTGTGGCAAATTCGCCAAATCCATTGCGCTACTTTTATCGTATCTGGACTCTAAAAGAATCCCTAATCAAGCTAGAAAACCTTAAGTTTAGTGATTTGGAGTGTGTAGGGCTTGACAAAAAAGGTGCGTTTTGTGAATCCGCAAACAAAGTGAGTAATGATTACAAAAAAAATCACAGAAAAAATCGTGTAAAAGATTGCAAAAAGCAAAAAAACAAAAACTATCATAGATTTTGCTTCATAACTAGACTTTATAAGTATCAAAAAGCCATTATCGCGCTATGCTATTAA
- a CDS encoding NAD(P)/FAD-dependent oxidoreductase, whose product MQAGKTQTIEVEVLVIGGGPSGSISSALLHRQGIKTLVVEKQKFPRFVIGESLLPFCNEVLKEAGFLDAVEAHSFQYKNGAAFSHNDEYRYFDFCDKSTQGSGTTYQVQRGDFDKVLIDEAIKQGVEVIFEVEVEDICFDENGASACLSNGEIVRAKFVLDASGYGRVLPRILDLESPSNLSAKRAYFTHIEDNISEVLYDRNKILITTHPRFRDVWFWLIPFSNGRASIGVVGEPQRLEIEGKSDEEILKSHTYEAPMLKRLLDKAKWDTPVRSISSYSKDVKALFGDRFLLLGNASEFLDPVFSSGVSIAMQSARLAANLVPKILKGENVDLQAQYADELMIGVNCFRAYVEGWYDGRFQDVIYVKNPNHHIKRQICSILAGYAWDKQNPFVMKPKEALSALEGYCKS is encoded by the coding sequence ATGCAGGCAGGAAAAACACAGACAATAGAAGTAGAGGTTTTAGTCATCGGGGGTGGACCAAGTGGCAGTATATCTAGCGCACTTTTGCATAGGCAAGGCATAAAAACGCTAGTCGTAGAAAAGCAGAAATTTCCAAGATTTGTCATAGGGGAGAGTCTTCTTCCCTTTTGTAATGAAGTGCTAAAAGAGGCTGGGTTTTTAGACGCAGTGGAAGCACACTCATTTCAGTATAAAAACGGAGCAGCCTTTAGCCACAACGATGAATATCGCTATTTTGATTTTTGTGATAAAAGCACTCAAGGCTCTGGGACTACTTACCAAGTCCAAAGAGGGGATTTTGACAAGGTGCTTATTGATGAGGCGATAAAGCAAGGTGTGGAGGTAATATTTGAAGTGGAAGTGGAGGACATTTGCTTTGATGAAAATGGGGCGAGTGCGTGCTTAAGCAATGGCGAGATTGTTCGCGCTAAATTTGTGCTTGATGCAAGTGGATATGGCAGGGTGCTACCTAGAATTTTAGACTTAGAATCCCCATCAAATCTAAGTGCCAAAAGAGCGTATTTCACGCATATAGAGGATAATATCTCTGAAGTACTTTATGATAGAAACAAGATTCTTATCACTACTCACCCAAGATTTAGAGATGTTTGGTTTTGGCTCATACCATTTTCTAATGGACGAGCTAGTATCGGTGTGGTGGGTGAGCCACAAAGGCTAGAGATAGAGGGCAAAAGCGATGAGGAAATCCTAAAATCCCACACTTATGAAGCTCCGATGCTAAAGCGACTACTAGATAAAGCCAAGTGGGATACACCTGTAAGGAGTATTAGCTCGTATTCTAAAGATGTCAAGGCGTTGTTTGGGGATAGGTTTTTGCTACTTGGAAATGCAAGTGAGTTTTTGGACCCTGTGTTTAGCTCTGGGGTAAGTATCGCTATGCAAAGTGCTAGGCTAGCGGCAAACCTCGTGCCAAAAATCTTAAAAGGCGAAAATGTGGATTTGCAAGCCCAATACGCAGATGAGCTAATGATAGGGGTAAATTGCTTTAGGGCGTATGTGGAGGGCTGGTATGATGGTAGATTCCAAGATGTCATCTATGTCAAAAATCCAAATCATCACATTAAGCGACAGATTTGCTCGATTTTGGCGGGATATGCGTGGGATAAGCAAAATCCTTTTGTGATGAAGCCAAAAGAAGCATTAAGCGCATTGGAGGGGTATTGCAAGTCATAA
- a CDS encoding beta-ketoacyl synthase N-terminal-like domain-containing protein, with protein MSKPMLICSAGNDNASIISSLKSGQVHLQKNNDYGNKEFMLGAIKNLLPLPPNTPTHFKTRTNTILYNALLNGENLIKEVIKITDSVAVVIGTTTTGIEENYNNIPKKQYLQSFSSLDNPALFVRSVYNICGLSFGVSSACTSGAKAIIEGARLINSGLCEAVICGGVDSLNTLTINGFDSLEILSAKPTRAFCADREGINIGEGAGVFVLISSECLARNPHLADDFTIALKGYANNNDAFHITQPRTDFAMQERLLSEVLLCANLTPSDIDYINLHGTGTSANDAMESATFAYALNGALKSIPSSSIKPLIGHTLGAAGAIEAGVCAEMILQSIGSLDGQEALIPHIYHNDFDKSLPQIALVKQGQKAKVRNALSVSFAFGGDNSAIILGQA; from the coding sequence ATGAGTAAGCCTATGCTTATTTGCTCTGCTGGAAATGACAACGCAAGCATTATATCAAGCTTAAAAAGTGGGCAAGTGCATTTGCAAAAAAACAACGACTATGGGAATAAAGAATTTATGCTAGGTGCTATCAAAAATCTACTCCCACTTCCGCCAAACACGCCTACGCATTTCAAAACACGCACAAATACGATTTTGTATAACGCGCTTTTAAATGGAGAGAATCTCATAAAAGAAGTCATAAAAATCACAGATAGTGTAGCTGTGGTGATTGGCACTACTACCACAGGCATAGAGGAAAACTACAACAATATCCCCAAAAAGCAGTATTTGCAAAGTTTTAGCTCGCTTGATAACCCCGCGCTTTTTGTCCGCTCTGTATATAATATTTGTGGGCTAAGTTTTGGGGTTTCATCAGCTTGCACTTCAGGGGCAAAAGCTATCATAGAGGGTGCAAGGCTTATAAATAGCGGGCTTTGTGAAGCTGTGATTTGCGGAGGCGTGGATAGCCTAAATACTTTGACTATAAATGGATTTGATAGTTTGGAGATTTTGAGCGCAAAGCCAACTAGGGCTTTTTGCGCTGATAGAGAGGGGATAAATATCGGCGAGGGTGCGGGAGTGTTTGTGCTGATTTCAAGTGAATGCTTGGCTAGAAATCCTCATTTAGCAGATGATTTTACTATCGCGCTAAAGGGCTATGCAAACAATAATGACGCATTTCATATCACGCAGCCACGCACAGATTTTGCTATGCAGGAGAGGCTTTTATCTGAAGTGCTACTTTGCGCCAATCTAACTCCAAGTGATATTGACTATATAAATCTGCACGGCACGGGGACAAGTGCAAATGACGCTATGGAATCTGCCACTTTTGCCTACGCGCTTAATGGTGCGCTAAAATCCATCCCCTCTAGTAGCATAAAGCCACTTATCGGGCATACGCTAGGCGCGGCAGGTGCGATAGAAGCGGGCGTGTGCGCAGAGATGATTTTGCAAAGCATTGGAAGCCTTGATGGGCAAGAAGCCCTAATCCCGCATATTTATCATAATGACTTTGATAAAAGCCTCCCACAAATCGCCCTAGTAAAGCAGGGGCAGAAAGCCAAAGTGCGTAATGCCCTTAGTGTGTCTTTTGCTTTTGGTGGGGATAATAGCGCGATAATACTAGGGCAAGCCTAG
- the fabG gene encoding 3-oxoacyl-ACP reductase FabG codes for MSDTRQVLITGSSRGIGAGIARELKKQGYEVILHGKSKTDALDSLADELGAKSLIFDVADTKECKRVLESYASENPALWGVVLNAGIARDNTFVGLEEEEWKGVIDTNLHSFYNVLHPLLMPMARAKCGRVVVISSVSGVIGNRGQSNYAASKAGLIGAAKSLSIELASRNICVNVVAPGLIRTDMTSGNLPKEQILQAIPAKRFGEVEDVAPLVAFLLSDGASYITRQVIGVNGGLA; via the coding sequence ATGAGTGATACAAGGCAAGTGCTTATCACAGGCTCTTCGCGTGGCATAGGTGCAGGCATAGCTAGAGAACTAAAAAAGCAAGGCTATGAAGTTATCTTGCACGGCAAAAGCAAGACAGACGCACTAGATTCTCTAGCAGATGAGCTAGGTGCAAAATCTCTTATCTTTGATGTCGCTGATACAAAGGAGTGTAAGCGTGTCTTAGAATCTTATGCAAGTGAGAATCCTGCGCTTTGGGGAGTCGTGCTAAATGCTGGAATCGCTAGAGATAATACATTTGTGGGCTTAGAAGAGGAAGAGTGGAAAGGCGTGATAGATACAAATCTACATAGCTTTTATAATGTGCTTCACCCTTTGCTAATGCCTATGGCTAGGGCAAAGTGCGGGCGAGTGGTAGTCATATCCTCTGTCTCTGGTGTGATAGGCAATAGAGGGCAGAGCAACTACGCAGCAAGCAAAGCAGGGCTAATCGGTGCTGCAAAGTCTCTAAGCATAGAGCTAGCAAGTAGAAATATTTGTGTAAATGTAGTCGCCCCCGGTCTCATACGCACAGATATGACAAGTGGTAATCTCCCAAAAGAGCAGATTTTGCAAGCTATACCTGCCAAAAGATTTGGGGAGGTAGAAGATGTCGCGCCATTGGTGGCGTTTCTGCTAAGTGATGGTGCTAGCTATATCACGCGCCAAGTCATAGGCGTAAATGGAGGGCTAGCGTGA
- a CDS encoding beta-ketoacyl-ACP synthase, protein MKKPNRVFVSGYGIVSAFGKSWQSVRENLQKGKNATKYIKEWEIHKDLRSKLAAPIEGYTPPPQWSRKQMRSMGTISQYAVEAAGLALSSAGLIQSNGEINQNLQNGSMGVASGSSTGSTDSTLQLAKMFLGLPHSCNANTYIKCMPHTTAANIAIFYGLKGRIIPTSCACASGSVAIGQAYEAIKFGLIDSMLAGGAEELCPSQAYTFDFLYATSQKNDMPSLTPAPFDSKRDGLVIGEGAGFVVLESEDSLKRRGGEALAEVVGFGSNCDGAHSTHPQSDTMKQAMILALKDAGLEPREICYVNAHATATQWGDIAEAKATNEVFGESIPISSLKSYLGHTLGACGGLESIACIEMMREGVFFPTINLKEVDKNCAPLLYLREPKSISGDFVMNNNFAFGGVNTSLIFKRV, encoded by the coding sequence GTGAAAAAGCCAAATAGAGTATTTGTGAGTGGATATGGGATTGTAAGTGCGTTTGGCAAATCTTGGCAAAGTGTGAGAGAGAATCTGCAAAAAGGAAAAAATGCTACCAAATACATAAAAGAGTGGGAAATACACAAAGACTTGCGCTCAAAGCTAGCCGCACCCATAGAGGGCTATACTCCCCCGCCTCAATGGAGCAGGAAGCAAATGCGAAGTATGGGCACAATCTCACAATATGCCGTAGAAGCAGCGGGGCTAGCACTATCTAGCGCAGGGCTGATACAAAGCAATGGTGAGATAAATCAAAATCTGCAAAATGGCTCTATGGGCGTAGCAAGTGGCTCTAGCACGGGTAGCACTGACTCGACATTGCAGCTTGCCAAAATGTTTTTGGGACTACCCCATAGCTGCAATGCCAACACTTACATAAAGTGTATGCCACACACAACGGCTGCAAATATCGCTATTTTTTATGGACTAAAGGGGAGGATTATCCCTACTTCGTGTGCTTGTGCGAGTGGAAGTGTCGCCATAGGGCAGGCTTATGAAGCGATAAAATTTGGACTTATTGATTCTATGCTTGCAGGTGGAGCTGAAGAGCTATGCCCTAGTCAAGCCTATACTTTTGACTTTCTCTATGCCACAAGTCAAAAAAATGATATGCCCTCCCTTACTCCCGCACCATTTGATTCCAAAAGAGATGGGCTAGTCATAGGCGAGGGAGCGGGGTTTGTCGTGCTAGAGAGTGAGGATAGCCTAAAAAGGCGAGGTGGGGAAGCATTAGCTGAAGTGGTTGGGTTTGGTAGCAACTGCGATGGGGCGCATAGCACTCACCCACAAAGCGATACAATGAAGCAAGCGATGATTTTAGCCCTAAAAGATGCGGGGCTAGAGCCTAGAGAGATATGCTATGTAAATGCTCACGCCACTGCTACGCAATGGGGCGATATAGCAGAAGCGAAAGCGACAAATGAGGTGTTTGGAGAATCTATCCCTATAAGCTCGCTAAAAAGCTATCTAGGACACACACTTGGTGCGTGTGGAGGGCTAGAGAGTATTGCGTGCATAGAGATGATGAGAGAGGGAGTATTTTTCCCCACGATAAACCTAAAAGAAGTGGATAAGAATTGTGCACCTCTTTTGTATTTAAGAGAGCCAAAATCTATTAGTGGAGATTTTGTGATGAACAATAACTTTGCATTTGGTGGGGTAAATACTTCGCTTATCTTTAAGAGAGTGTGA
- a CDS encoding PBECR2 nuclease fold domain-containing protein gives MTGLAFVDKQGNKKLLGKQAQKMWLQTFGLDSIDDIYTPKYSDEIKRALQGKDIRLTKGSLLKLAQKDRLQYILQIKQTLDNPDIIIYHDENVIFAKNINERIFFTSVGREFESGLVIISNAPKKSNTISNKIKSGKIVYQSPKFEHLRYNQTFTDERLIINEIDKKDSI, from the coding sequence ATGACAGGATTGGCGTTTGTCGATAAGCAGGGCAATAAAAAGTTACTAGGCAAACAGGCACAAAAAATGTGGCTACAAACTTTTGGGCTAGATTCTATTGATGATATTTATACACCCAAATATAGCGATGAGATAAAAAGGGCTTTGCAAGGCAAGGATATAAGGCTTACAAAGGGTAGTTTGCTAAAACTCGCACAAAAGGATAGATTGCAGTATATTCTACAAATCAAGCAAACGCTTGACAATCCAGATATAATAATATATCACGATGAAAATGTTATTTTTGCAAAAAATATAAATGAAAGGATTTTCTTTACAAGTGTAGGGAGAGAATTTGAATCAGGGCTAGTTATAATAAGCAATGCACCCAAAAAGTCAAACACTATAAGCAATAAGATAAAAAGCGGGAAAATAGTGTATCAATCTCCCAAGTTTGAACATCTCCGTTACAACCAAACTTTTACAGATGAACGCTTAATCATCAACGAGATTGACAAGAAAGATTCTATCTAA